The Novosphingobium resinovorum nucleotide sequence GGAACGTCAATATACCATGCGCGCGGCTGCGGGCCGGGATCGCCGTTCCAGCGGTATCCCCGCGCTTTGAGGACATCCTTGAGGTCAAAGGGTGCGTTCTCCGCCCAGATTCGCCAAGAAACGGCACGAGCGCCGTCCAGGAGACGGCTGAGACCTGTAGCGCCAGATCGGGGCAGCCACATTGCCAGCAACTCGACCGTAGCAAGACAGTCGTACATCGCGCGGTGGCGGTCGTAGAAGAAGCCGGCGGCCTGAGCGAGATAGGCGAGTTTCGTGCCCTCGAACCCCTCCGCTGCCCAATCGATCTGGCTGAGCGAGCATGCCCACGGCTTCGTCGAGAACACGTCGCTGAATCGTTCAAGGAAGCGGCGGTCGAATGCCGCGTTGTGCGCGATGACGAGCGAAGCCGGCGCTGCGAATGTGGCTACCGCTGCGGGATCAATAATCTGGCCGGCCACCATCTCGTTGGTGATGCCCGTGATCGCGGTGATTTCCGGGGCGATAGGCTCGCTCGGCTGACGCAGCCCTTGGAAGCTGTCACCCACGCTGAAAATAGTGCCATCCAAGCCATAGTTGAATGGTGTCATGGCGAGTTCGATGATCTCGTCGCGCTGATGGTCGAGCCCCGTGGTCTCCACATCGACCACCAGGCCAAGGCGCAGCGGCGTGCATGGCGGAGGAACGATGCGAGGGCGCGGCTTGAGACGCCGGACGACCCGGTAGTCTCCCGTGGCCTCCAGCGTCTGCGCCAGGGTCTCCAGATGGTCAGAAGATGTCATCATCTGACGCTTCGTTTACTGCCATCGGCTCCCCTCCAGCGGTATCGACCGGAGCGAGTCGAATGCCGGCGGCTCGACCTTCTTCGTGGAACCACAAATCGACCACGGCGGTATCGTCGCTGCGCGGCCGCGGTGATGCCTCCCGCACCTTGAATGTCGTCGGGAGATTGACCGAGGTTCCGAACACCAGCGCGTGCTGCCGAGGCAATGACGGTAACCGTTTCAGGACCGAATCCGAGATGAACGGCGTCATCTGCCGAATCTGAGAAAGATCGTCGGGGTTCTGGATGCGGTGAACCAGGAAATTGGAGCACTGGCTGAGAACCGTCTTGGACAGCTCACTCGGGCGTTGTGATGCCAAGAGCACGAACATGCCGTATTTGCGTCCTTCCTTGGCGATGCGCTCGAATATCTTGGTCGCGTCCACTGCATAGCGGGATGGCGTCGCCGAGATGTAGCGGTGCGCTTCTTCCAGTAGAAGATGGATCGGAAAGCGATTGCGCGGATCGGCGCGCCGGAGCAGGCGAAACAGCATCCGCGCGATCACGGCGCTGACCAGTTCGACCACCTCGTCCTCGACGTCATTCATGTCGATGATGATGATCTGATTGGCCTTGGTGTGGCCGGTTCCCTTGCCGGTCAGGCCGACCAGCCGAGTGAGAAACTCCAGCTCTCCATTGTCGGCGGCCGCGCCGCCCGCCTCATGCCGGAGGAATTCATACTCAGGGCGATCTTCCAGAGCCTGGAAGCGCGTCACCATCTGGGAGCAGTAGTCTCGGATTTGCCGATTACCGTGCGCCTCCGCATACAGGATGGCGAGGTCTATTGCATCGCCGAGTGCCGCAAAGTCGAATGGCAGGTTTTGATAGGCTGGAAGCTTCAAATCCTCCAACTCGAAACCGTTCGGGCCAACCAGATAAGCATCCAGACCCGCAGGGTTGGCCATTTGGCCAAAGTTGATCGCAATATATGGCCGGATTTTTGCCGCGTTGATCTCGTTCGTGCTGAAGCGCTGGAGGATGCCAATGATCCGATCATGCTTGGACGGGCTCGACGAGTCGTCGCGCATAATCTGGGTGATGCACTTGGCGAGGATGTGATTGCGGACGCTGTTGAGTTCTGCGGCCCCCGCATTTGAGAACAAGGTCGAGAGCCCGAGCGCCATGCGCAGGATGGGCACCTGGGTGCGCTCGCTGGCTTGCAGCAACAGCTCCCATTCCGCCAGTTCCAGAAACCAGTGCGGCAAGCGGAAGCCCGCTGCCGTACCGTCGAGGACGACACGCTCGACTCCGATCGCGCCCTCCTTCGCGGAAGCGCTCAGAGCGGCGTGATACTCGCCGTTGACGTCGAAGACGATGAAGGTCGCGCCGCGGGCGTGATGCTCCTTCGGCTTGCAGAAAAGGGACTGCAAGACCGAGGCGACCGTGCAGGATTTACCGCTGCCGGTATTGCCCAGGACGGCGACATGACCGCCGAAGAACTCGTTCAGACGAACTTTGACGTCGTAGTCCTCGAACACCACCGACTTGCCGATCGGTAGAACCCGATAGCGCGTGGCCCCTTCGGGTTGGCAGGCGCCGCCATCCGGGCCGACTGACGGCTCAACGGCGGCCTCGGTCTCAAAGATGCGATCGAGCTCGCCATCCAGCGCATACAGTGCGTCCGCATACAGAGACGGGAAAACCGACACACCGAAGCGGAACGCGCCGCCGCGCATCGGCAACATGCCGACGGGCACCACGTCCAGATATTTCGAGGAGCCGGCCCGGTCGAAATCGCCCCGCTCGGAAGGCGTGCTCGCGTCGCGCTCACGCAGGCCGACAACCTCGACTACGACATATTCCGACTGCGACGGAATCATCAGAAATGATCCCAGTCGCGCCACATAATGCACGTCGTCGAAGCCGACGACCGTGAAGTTATCGGTGCCGACGTGCATCTCGACGACAAAGCGGTCGGCCGCAACCGAGACCACCTTGCCGATCGCGCGCTTGCGATCGTCGTGGCTCATGCCTCGCCATCCTTCGTCTCATCGTCCCTTTTCGGCGCCAGCTCCGACAACACCTTGCGGACGGCATCATCAATCCTGTCGCTGGGGCGCTGGGGCATGAAATGCTCGACGATCATGTCGAAGTAGTGCGCCCTCGTCCCCTCGGAAGGGCCATTGCCTCCAATGATCCAAATGCGCGGATCGCGCAGCGCCCGCAGCTTGGCGATCTCTCCCTCCGTGTCAGGCGCCGCAAAGATCACCAAGCGGAAGGTCGGGATCGTCAGAGCCTGATAGATGATGTTGTTCAGGTGCTCGTCGCCGAAGGCGTAGCCGGCCGTGATGAGAACGCTCTGCTCGCGCACGATCCGGGACTGAAATTCCCGGAACAGGTCTGCGTAGGGCGAGCCGAGCGAAGAGTTCTGCTTCGCCGGCGTCGGATAGATCAGCATCTGGTTTGAGGATTCCGGCGGCCAGACCTCCTTGATCGGGAACAGGCCATGATCGTCCTCGGTCCAAGTGACCGAACCATGCAATTTGCAGAGATAGACGAAGGCGTCGACGGCGGTCCATTTGCGGCTGGCGACGTCGAGCTGCTCGGCCAGAGCATAGCGGAAGATCGCCGGGTTGAAGCGGCGTTCTACGACGCCGGAAAAACCGTTGGCATAGGGAATGCCCAGGCGATCCATCGCCAATTCGCTGAAATGATCGTAGTTGGTCGTGAACACCCAGGGCCGGGGCAAGGACCGATCGCGTAGGACCAGTTTCTTGTAGAAACGCTCGTAGAGGTCGCGCACGGTCGTGTCGCCCTCCGTGGCGAAGGCCCCTTGGGTGACACGGGTCCATAGGAAGTCCTGGACCTTCTTGATGATGCCGTCGAGAACAGCGCGATAGGGGTGAAGATCTGGATTCTCGCTCTGGCGCAGCACGAACCGTTGCGCGAACAGCACCTCCATCAAGCGTTCCAGGTTACGGCTGTAATCCTTCGCCAGGTCGACCCCGAGCGCATCGAGATAGTCGAGTTCGTCTTTGGTCAGCAGCCACGGCGCCGGTACAGCGCCGGCTGTTGGCGGATCGCTGTAGAATCCCGCCGCGCGTGCCTCGACGGTTTCGCCGCAAAACTCCTTGGCCAGCGGCGCCATGGTCGCAATGCCGAGTTCCTTTTTGTCCTTCATCAGGGAAGAACATCCGGCGCCGAGCAGGAATGCGATATTCTTGGCGTTCATGGCCTCAGAAATCGCCTTGCGGGCGCTCTCGATCCCTTTGTTCCAGTCCAGTTCAGATGGCTCGGCATCGCCGTCCCGCAGAAACTGGAATTTTCGCTCTTCTTCGACTTCGCTCATATACCCCCGGTCCTCCCAGTTTCTTACTTGGCTGCTCTGTTCGCGCGCGCGGCTATATCAGCGCACCGCGCCATGAGCGCTTCGAACGGCTCCTCGTCGTCGAAGAGCAGTCCATCCTCAACCATGCGGGCATAGTCATCCTCCAACGCCTTCGCGCCATCGCCGACCGGCACGAGTTGCAAGCCGCCGCTGACAGCCGCTGCATAGTCGATCGGCGTGCGGTCGGCGGCCTTCTCTGCGAAGAACATCGACTTGTGCCGGGCGACAGCGTTGGCCAGGTCGCGATCGGCAAAAGCGGCTTCCGCGAAGCCGGCTTCGTCCAGTCGGACAACATCGTGCCAATGTCGCGCGAAGCGGTCGCCGCGCAGCCGCTCCTGGAGGCAGAAGGCGTGGATGGCGGTCGCCTTCTCCCAGAAGGTCCGCTCCGCGTGCATGACGCGCGGCCGCGCCGTCGGAAACACCAGGCCGTCGATCAGGCCGGCCGCGTCGCAGACGACGTCGCGCAGGCTCGAGGGTTCGCCCGTCGAGCGCGCGCCGAACTCCAGCATGACGCTTGGAGCCACATAGCCGGACCCGGCCGCGGTCGCCTCATAGTCGATGAAGAGCTTCTCATCCTCGACGCGGACGGCCGCCGCCAGCCCTTCAGCGGCCAGGGCCTTCGCGATTACCGGCTGCACCGTCTCTGCGACCCAGGCCGGCAAACGCCGGCGGACCTCGCTGGACCAGCGCTTTTCCTCGCTTCGTGTCTTCGGCAGACCCTCGCCATTGCCCCCGACCAGATCGGGCGCAATCGCCCGAATGTCGTAGGTCAGATCCACATCCTCCGAAAAACGGCGAATGACCTGATAGGCTTTTGACAGCGACGTCCCGCCCTTGAACAACAGATGTTCGCCGAGCGGTGCCGCGTAGAGGGTCGCCAGCGCCCACACCACCCACACATCCTTTTCGAGAAGATGGGTGGGGCGACCCGAACGGTCGGCGACGACGCTCAACGCGTCACGCCGATCCTCGGCCGAAAGCTGGAGGAAAACGTCAGCCATAGGCCGCCTTTCCGACGCTCTGCGCGAGCCATGTCGGAAGCTGCGGCGCGGCGGCGACCAGTTCGCCGAACACACCAGGCGGCATCTTCCGCTTCAAGGTCGTGAGCGCGGCCTCCGCCTTTTCGGGGCCGAGCCAGGCCAGCGCCCGCACGGCCTCGCCTGCGGGGCGGTTGGCCAGGGCCAGTTGCCAGCGCGGCGCGTGCCGCAATTCGACGACCTGCTTGCCGAGGTGTATCTTTCGGCTGCGTCCGGAGGTCAGATAGACCGAGCGGACGGGCACCTGCGTCGTCAAGCCAAGCGCGTTCGCCGCGGCGGCGCCGTTCGAGACGATGACCTCCCCTTTTTGGGTCGCGAGGGCCTCGACAGCCTGCTCGACCGACGGTGCGCGCGTGCCGAACCGACTGGCTATGGGGCGCAGATAGACGCCACGGCCGGCGCGGATGAGCTGCCCGCGCTCGGACAGACGCGACAATGCCTGATCCACGGCCGCCCGGTTTCCGAGGTGGAGCAGGCCCTTGGCGGACACGGGCATCCCTTCGGGAAGTCCCGTCGCATGTGCAAGAATCTGTTCGGTCAGCCGTGTCATCGTCGTTCTCCTGTTGGAAATGTACGCGAGTTTCTGACAGTTTTCAAGAAAGCGCAGGGGAACATACCGAATAGGGGGAAAGCCTTCCCCTGCGGCCGAGCCTTGGTCTCTTCCTACCCCTTCTGCGGGGAGATCCCCGCAACGCCCCCTTCAGAGTGAGAGTGCGGGCGGATTTTCCGTGACGGGTTAAGAGCTGGAGGAGAGGCTTCCGGCACCCGTCGCGGAGATCATCCCGATGGCCAGACAGGGTCGTAACCTCGCGGAAGGTGGCGCGCGCAGCAACCTTTACGACGACATCACCAACAAGATCATCGCCGAGCTGGAGCAAGGGCGGTTGCCATGGGTCCAGCCTTGGGGTGCGTCGCCTGATACCGCCCCGCTGGGCCTGCCGAGAAATGCTTCAACCGGCCGGTCCTATTCCGGCATCAATATTCTCATCCTCTGGGGGGCTGTCATCCAGCATGGTTTCCCCGCTCAGGCGTGGCTGACGTTCCGCCAGGCGCTTTCGCTTGGCGGCAATGTCAGGAAGGGCGAGCGTGGCACGACTGTCGTTTATGCCGACCGTTTCATCCCCGAGGACGAGAAGCGCCGTGCCCGCGAAACGGGTGAGGATGCGCATGCCATTCCGTTCCTGAAGCGGTTCACGGTCTTTAACGCCGCGCAATGCGATGGCCTACCCGATGAGATCACGGCAGTCGCGCCGCCACCGCCGCCGGGCCTTATCGAACCTCAGGTCGAGGCGCTGATCCGGGCCACCGGCATTGACTTCCGTATTGGCGGCAATCGCGCCTTCTATATGCCGTCGCTCGACTATGTGCAGGTGCCGCCTCCGCAAGCCTATTTCGAGCCGATCAACTGGCACAGGACGGCCCTGCATGAGCTGGGGCACGCCAGCGGCCATCACAGCCGCCTCAACCGCGATCTGACCGGCTCGTTCGGCTCGAAGAAATACGCTTTCGAGGAGATGATTGCCGAACAGGCTGCAGCTTTCAGTTGCGCCGCGCTCGGGATCGTGCCGACCGTCCGCCATGCCGATTATATCGGGTCGTGGCTGGAGGTCATGCGCGAGGATTCCCGCGCCATTGTCCGCGCGGCCTCGCAGGCCAGCAAGGCGGCGGACTGGCTGCTGTCGTATCTGCCTGCCGAGGACACCGGGGAGCCGGATGCGAGCGAAACCGACCGGAGGGCTGCGGCATGATCCTCCTGACCGGCGCACAGCGAGACCGTCTGCTGGCCAATGGTCGCCAGCGCGATCAAGATCACATCCCGGTCGTGAAGTTCTTCAATCCCCTCGGTGAAGGCGTCTGGCTCGCTACCGAGCTGGATGAGGATGGCGACATCATGTTCGGCCTGGCGGATCTCGGCCATCCCGAACTGGGTTCGTGGAGCCTTGGCGAGATGCAGTCAGTCCGGCTGCCATTTGGCATGGTCATCGAGCGCGATCTGCTGTTCACCGGCGATTTCCCGATCTCGGTCTGGGCCGAGGCCGCCCGTGAGACTGGCAGCATCCGCGCCGCCGAGCGTCTGCTCTACCGCGTCGGCGCGAGCTTTTCCCGTACATCCGTCGATACAGAAAACCGGAGTGCCTGATTTCAGTGTTTCAGGTTCTGCGGCTGGCGTCGCTCTCTTCAGAGGAAGAGGGTGGCGCTTCGCTTCGTGACGGGCTGATAGCCGGAGAGAGAGGCTCACCGGCGTCCGTCATGGAGTAACTGACATGGCCGCCGCCGTTCAAAAGATCATCCTGTCGTCCTCGCGCGACATTCCCTTCAACAAACTGGTGCTCAGCCAGTCCAACGTCCGGCGCGTCAAGGCCGGGATCTCGGTTGAGGAGCTGGCCGAGTCTATCGCCCGTCGCGGCCTGATCCAGTCCCTGCATGTCCGCCCGGTCGTGGATGCCGAGGGCAAGGAAACCGGCATGTTCGAGGTGCCAGCGGGCGGTCGCCGCTTCCGGGCGCTGGAACTGCTGGTCAAGCAGAAGCGCCTCGCCAAGATCGCGCCGGTCCCGTGCGTGGTGTCGGAGGCCAGCGCCGATGTGCTGATCGACGAGGTATCGCTCGCCGAGAATATCGAGCGCGCACCGCTGCATCCACTCGACCAATTCCGCGCCTTCCAGGCCATGCGCGAAAAGGGCATGACCGAGGAAACAATCGCTGCCGCCTTCTTCGTGGACTCCAAGGTGGTGAAACAGCGCCTGCGTCTGGTTTCCGTCTCACCGGCATTGCTCGACGTCTATGCCGAGGACGGCATGACGCTGGAACAACTCATGGCCTTCAGCGTCAGTTCTGACCATGCCCGTCAGGAGCAGGTCTGGGAAGCGATCAGGGATGGCTGGCAGAAGGAACCCTACCACATCCGACGCCTGCTGACCGAAACCACGGTCCGCGCCGCCGACAAGCGGGCGGCTTTTGTCGGAATTGCAGCCTATGAAGAGGCTGGCGGTTGCGTGCTGCGCGATCTCTTCCAGCAGGACAATGGCGGCTGGCTGCAAGATCCGGTGCTGCTCGACCGGCTGGTGGGCGAAAAACTCAAGGCCGAGGCTGAGGCCATCGCCGCCGAGGGCTGGAAATGGATCGAAGTCGCCATCACCTTTCCCTATGGTCACGATCATGGTCTTCGCCAGCTTGTCGGCACCACAGTCGATCTGACCGAAGAGGAACGCGCCACCCGCGAGGCATTGCGCGACGAATATGACCGGCTAGAAGCGGAATATGGCGAGGCCGACGAACTGCCTGACGAGATTGACACCCGCCTCGGTGAGATCGAACAGGCGTTGGAAACCTTCGAGCGTCGCCCGATGACCTTCGAGCCGGACCAGATTGGCAGGGCGGGTGTCTTCATCAGCATTGATGCCGATGGCGCATTGCTGATCGAACGCGGCTATGTTCGCGCCGAGGATGAAGCGCCTGCGGAACCGGAGGCTGAGATCGTTGATCCGGAAACCGGCGAGGTGATCCAGCGAGCCGAACCGGAGGTAAGCCACATGCGTGCCGTTATCACGCTGGGCGGCCAGCCGGTCGAAACTGAGGAGGAAGACGAGGCCGACACTATCAAGCCGCTGCCCGATCGTCTGGTCAGCGAGTTGACGGCGCATCGCACACTGGCGCTGCGGGATGCGGTGGCGGTGAACCCGAATGTCGCCATGACGGCACTGCTGCACCGGCTGGTCATGGATTGCTTCATGCCGCATTCCAGTCGCGGTTGCCTGGAAGCACAGGTTCGGGAGGTCCATCTGCCCGCACAGGCCGAGGATCTGCGCGGTAGCGTGTCGGCCAAGGCCATTGCAGACCGGCACGAACGCTGGGGCGATCATGTTCCGGCAGACGATGCCGCCCTCTGGGATTGGCTGACCGATCTGGACGAAGGTTCGCGCATGGACCTGCTCGCCCATTGCGTCAGCTACGGTGTCAACGCGCTCTATGAAAAGCCCAACCCCTATAGCGGCGCGGGCGTCAGTCAGCACGGACTGGACATCCGCCTGTCGCAGGCTGACCGGCTCGCTCGTTCGACCGGCCTCGACATGGTGGCCGTGGGCTGGCGACCGACCGTTGGCAATTATCTCGGCCGCGTGACCAAGCCGCGTATCCTTGAAGCCGTGCGCGAGGGGGCTGGAGATCGGGCCGCCGATCTGATCGGGCACCTCAAGAAGGGCGACATGGCCAAGGAAGCCGAACGTCTGCTGGCAGATTCCGGCTGGCTGCCTGAGCCGCTGCGCATGGTGGACGAGTGTATCGAAGTCGATCCGGCATCGGGCGCTGCGGCGGAGGCCGACGATCTGCCCGATTTCCTCTCCGGCGATGGCGAGGACGACCCGGCTGACGACGAGGAAGAACAGCATATGGTCGCTGCTGAATAGCACTCATGCGGGGCGGCTTCGGTCGCCCCGTTTACCACCCTCCGTTTCCGCAACTCGCCCGGTCCTCGTGATCGGGCTTTTTCTTTGGAGACTTTCCATGTCTGCCAACATCGACATTGACGAAATCTTTGCCCAGGATCGGGAAAACCGTCCGACGGAGCGCACACTGCCCTGGGAGGAAAGCCGCGACGGCATGACCGTTGTTGTGGAGCCAAAGCCCCATTGGGCCGAAGACATGCGCGTTTTCCGGCTCGATGCCCGTGAACATTGCCGCTATGCCGAATGGACAGCTCATGGCGTTCGTGCCCGTTTCTTCGGTCATATCGATACCTCAGGCGATGATCTGATGATGAAGGCGCGCGCGATGATTGCCCGCGAAATCGCCGATGGGCTTTGGAGCTGATGACCCGATCGCAGGGTGTCGGGCCGTGAGGATGGGAGGTCTGCACTGGAGGGGTTCAATCCGGCTTCACCATGCAATCCGCCATCCCCATCAGGACAAGCGGCGACCATATCCGGCCTGAAGGGAACACATCCTGATGCCAGCATGGTGGCAAGGCTGGCGCGGCAGAGCATCTGCGATGGGTATCCGGAATCCTGTCAGATGCGAAAAACCACCCCGCTTCCATTCGCAAACCTTGGTCCGATCCGTCTCTTTGACATTCAACCCGTGAAGGGTCGGCCTACGCGAGCGTGCCGCCTTCGGGGATTCGGAAAAAGTCCGAACGCCCTCGGGTGATTGCAGATCCGGTCAGACACTTCGGGCGCCTGTCGCGCGGGGGATGGTCCCCCGCCTCCAAAGACAGGAGCCGGAACCCATGTCCTATGCAGATGCCACCGCCTTCGCCGCCAGCCTCGCCGCCACGCTGATGATCGAGATCGTCGTGTTCCAGGCTGGAGATGGCACCCACGCCGCTTGCCCCGCCGCCGAGTTCGACGGCGACGACGACATGGTGAAGCTGGAGCTGGACCCGTGGGAGTAAGGCGCGAAAGCGCCTCATCCCCGACGGCCCGAGCGCGGCAGCCCGCGCTTCGGGCCTTCGGCGCCTCACGATGGTCCCCCATCGCCGGCAGCGGAACCGGGAACAAGCCCGGTCAGAGAGGAAGAGTGCGGGCCGTTCGGCCGTGACGGGTTGAGGGTCGGAGAGAGAGGCTCACCGGCGCCCGTCATGGAGTGCTTCCGATGACCTTTGCACGTTCCGAAACCTTCCGCCCGATCGGTCAGATACTGGCTGCCGATGTTCTGCCCGCGCTTTATCGGTCGCAAAAGCTGCCGCTGCGCATCTCGTGCCTCGGCGTCGCCAGCTATGACGCCAGTGACGCGGCAAACAGCTTCGACCGCATGACCCCGCTTGGGGAATGCCCGTCACCGGAAGAGGCCATACAGGTCGCGGCTCTGCGCCTATCGCGCGACGATATTTGCACGAGGCCGAACAGCTTCCCGTATTTTCAGCCGCACATCATGCTCATTCAGGACCGAGATCAGCGCCTGGTCCTCGCCGGTGAAATCCGCGCCGGCATTATCCTCTGGCAACAACCGGTCGCATCCGATGCCGAGGCACGCAGGATCGTGACCGAGGCCAGCCGCCTGCGCGGTATGGCATTCCGGGCCTCGGACCCCAGTGATGCGAGACGGCTGCGTTACCGCGCCGCTGCGCTGGAGACCCGGTTGGTCGATCCCTTCTGGCGCGAAACCTCGGCCGATCTGCTCCGCCTGCCGCAGGCCGCCTGAGCTTCACCCTTTCCATCCCATTCGGCTCGGCCATACGCCGGGCCATGTCATGTCCGGAGACCGTCATGGCCGACTATTACACACACTTTTCCTGCCTCCTCGACGTAGGCACCCCCGAAAACGCCGCCCGCGCGCTCGATCTCTACAACGCTCTGGCGCATGACAATGCCGCTGAGGATCCGCCCTCAGATGGCTTCCTGCTCTCCATCCAGCCAGAGCATGGCGGCACGCAACTCTGGATCCGCGATGACGTCACCGGCGATCCCGAGCATGTCGTCCAGTTTGTCAAACGCTGCGCTGCCGAATTTGGCCTGAGCGGATTGTGGGGTTTCCAGTACGCAAACAGCTGCTCGAAACCGCGCATCGACGGATTTGGTGGTGGGGCGCATGTCCTTGATCTCGCCACCGGCGAGACAGTGGACTGGATCTATACCGATGGCTGGCTTTCCTCGGTTCTGGAAGGGAGAGACCCCTATGCCTGAGGTCATCGAAACCACCGTCTATCGCCTCAACGAATTGTCTGATGTGGCAAAGGACAAGGCCCGCGTCTGGTATCGCGAAGGCGGCTTCGACTATGACTGGTACGATGCCGTCTATGAGGATTTCCAGCGCATTGCGGAAATCCTTGGGCTAAACCTCAAGACCCGTACCGTCCGATTGATGGGCGGCGGCACACGGCAGGAACCCTGCATCTGGTTCCGGGGCTTCTGGTCACAAGGTGACGGTGCCTGCTTTGAAGCCGGGTATTCCTACCGCAAACATGCGCCGCGCCGGATCAGGGAATATGCCCCGCAGGACACCGAACTGCACCGCATCGCCGATGCCCTTCAGGCGATCCAGCGCCCCAACTTCTATCAGCTTCGCGCCGATGCCAGCCATCGCGGCCTTTACTATCACGAATATTGCATGTCGATCTCGGTCGAGCGCGACAGCCCGACCTGGCAGGACATGACCGCCGATGCCGAGGAGACGATCATCGAGGCGCTGCGCGATCTGGCCCGCTGGCTCTACCGCCAGCTTGAACGCGAATATGATTATCTGTCCTCGGACGAGGTGGTCGATGAAACCATCGCCGCCAATGAATACACCTTCACCGAGGTCGGTCGCCGTTTCGGATGATCCTGAGATGACACTGAAAAGCGCCCCGCCGTCCGGTCGGGGCGCTTTTTTCATGCTGCGCTTCGAGAGTCAGAGTTGGGCCGGAACTGGTCAGGTCCGGGTGGTCGAGAGAGAGCGCTATCCGGGCTTGTCCTTCCCGCTCTCCTGAGGTTCCCGACATGAACATGGTTTTCCCCGTGACCGATCCGGGCACGCCGCTGGCGGTTGCGCCCGCGATCCTGGCTGCGGCCAATCTTTTGCTCCCCCACCTCGAACGCGGTCAGCGCATCGATGCCGCCACCTTGCGCGGTGCGATGGAAACGGCCTTCGGCGCATCCGACGCTACTGGCGTCTGGGACTGGAAGCTGGCCTATGAGGCGTGCGAAGTCGCTACCGTCCTTTTCTTACGCAAATACGGAAAGGCGCTTTTCCGTAAAGCCGCAACTCCGGCTGCACGGATTTCCGTGCTGGCAAAGATCGCGGGGCTGCTGCCCACGCAGACCCGGCGTTCCGAGGAAAGCCAGAACTTCCAGCAATTTTCGACGCCGATCCCCCTCGGCCTTGCCGCTCTGACAGCCGCCGCGATC carries:
- a CDS encoding ParB/RepB/Spo0J family partition protein; translated protein: MAAAVQKIILSSSRDIPFNKLVLSQSNVRRVKAGISVEELAESIARRGLIQSLHVRPVVDAEGKETGMFEVPAGGRRFRALELLVKQKRLAKIAPVPCVVSEASADVLIDEVSLAENIERAPLHPLDQFRAFQAMREKGMTEETIAAAFFVDSKVVKQRLRLVSVSPALLDVYAEDGMTLEQLMAFSVSSDHARQEQVWEAIRDGWQKEPYHIRRLLTETTVRAADKRAAFVGIAAYEEAGGCVLRDLFQQDNGGWLQDPVLLDRLVGEKLKAEAEAIAAEGWKWIEVAITFPYGHDHGLRQLVGTTVDLTEEERATREALRDEYDRLEAEYGEADELPDEIDTRLGEIEQALETFERRPMTFEPDQIGRAGVFISIDADGALLIERGYVRAEDEAPAEPEAEIVDPETGEVIQRAEPEVSHMRAVITLGGQPVETEEEDEADTIKPLPDRLVSELTAHRTLALRDAVAVNPNVAMTALLHRLVMDCFMPHSSRGCLEAQVREVHLPAQAEDLRGSVSAKAIADRHERWGDHVPADDAALWDWLTDLDEGSRMDLLAHCVSYGVNALYEKPNPYSGAGVSQHGLDIRLSQADRLARSTGLDMVAVGWRPTVGNYLGRVTKPRILEAVREGAGDRAADLIGHLKKGDMAKEAERLLADSGWLPEPLRMVDECIEVDPASGAAAEADDLPDFLSGDGEDDPADDEEEQHMVAAE
- a CDS encoding antitoxin of toxin-antitoxin stability system, translating into MPEVIETTVYRLNELSDVAKDKARVWYREGGFDYDWYDAVYEDFQRIAEILGLNLKTRTVRLMGGGTRQEPCIWFRGFWSQGDGACFEAGYSYRKHAPRRIREYAPQDTELHRIADALQAIQRPNFYQLRADASHRGLYYHEYCMSISVERDSPTWQDMTADAEETIIEALRDLARWLYRQLEREYDYLSSDEVVDETIAANEYTFTEVGRRFG